DNA sequence from the Halichoerus grypus chromosome 8, mHalGry1.hap1.1, whole genome shotgun sequence genome:
CTAAGTAAAAAATTCAGATATGTTCCCAAGCAACGGCATTGCGAGGATAGCAAATCATAAAGTCTGTACTTAATTCCTAGAGtctatttctctttgtagttATGCTTAATACCTCTGTGAATGCTACCGAATAAGTATTCAAGTAttcactccaaaaaaaaaaaaaaaaaaagcaactgagaGGGTTGTTTTCTTTGCTCTCACCCCCACCTTGCTCTTCACCGTCTTTCAGTTTCTCAGGAAAATCAGAGCTACATAAATAACCTTATCCAACAGAGTAACTAAGTTTTTTGGCAGTAAACTTTCTGTTTATTAATTATATCAGCTTCTGTCAAAGTGTACAGGGTATCTTACAGAGTTTTAGAAGATTGGTTTCTGAATTCTCAAATGACCTGCCCACAGGATTCCATTAGAAATtaagaacaaaatggaaaggaatcTCCACAGAAATGCCATGGGCTGTAACAGTAAGAGATAACCCTTTAGAAACTGGGTAAGATTAGAAAGAAGAGGTACATTTCTTGCTATCCCTCTGCCCTCCATACCACAAGATGGGCAGGGggaataaatacaataaaattaggGCAACTAGGGTTATGAGCTATTAGGTTATCCTGCAGATCCAGAATATTGgctctgtttgtttctttctggtttggggattacTTTCGTTTAGAAGGTACATTTTTGGTTTGGGACAGTAGAGGGGGCAGGGTATCATCCAGGAGAGAAAACAACTCTAGTATTTAGAGTTGTCTTTAGGCTTAAAGAAGATGACAGGAACATTGAGATTTCTTATTGGACTGCCCCGTCTAGTTCCACAGGATAGAAAGTAAGGAAAGGATTCATGGTAGATGCCCTTTCTAGAAGTGAAGCTGAGATTTTTTCTTGGGTCCCAAATGAATTCCTTAAACCTTACAGAAGGTAAGTCTGAGCTTTGCACAGTTTGGAAGGGAGGTCACAGACGTCCTGACTGCAATGCCCCTACCCCACGCTCATTCCAATACTTGAGACTGTTGTTAGGCTTTAAGATAAACTTGAAGGCAAGAGCCACTTTTACTCACTACTGGTGAAGGTGACATTGACACTGTAAGACTGGCCTTTGTGCAGTTtgcagggctgggtggggcaTGGGTTCACATTCAGTTCCTTTATAACTCCAAGCCCAGAacctgtcaaaaaaaaagaaaaatgaattggaATAGGAGGGAAAAGAAACCACCTATGCTGTTGCCTACCTAATGGGAAGGTGCTCTGCTCTCCAGGAAACTCTTCGTATCTGATGGCTGAGAATGAATAAAATCAGTTAAGTATAAAAAGCCAGCTCCCCTGCTCTATACCCTGGGAGGGCTACACCAGGGAaagtcctccccacccctcctcccatccccatgTGGGATTTCAAGCAGCACACATGGCACAGTGGTGGCTCAAGCCTCAGGCCTGCCCTATCCACCTGGACTCTTGAGACTGGCTGCTCCTGaactgctcccccccccccccccccgcccgccccgccatGTTCTTCAGATCCTGTCCTGGTTTTGCTCCAAACTGGTGGTTGACCAGCTTTGTAAACCCCTACCAGGGAAAGCGATTTTCAGAACGCATCTGCAGCATATAGGCTTACATTCCACTTTGGAAACACGTGTTCTTCAAAATAAGTGTCTCTGAGACAGGGTGTGGGTCTTTGCGGTCTAAACAAAGACAAAAGTGCTGTTTGTTCCTAATAAATGCTTGACCTAAACAggttaagtaaaatttttaaaaatcccactgCGTCATCCAGGCCCCTGAAACTGGACAGCTGAATGGAGAGAATGCAAGCAAACTGCCTGTTAATACCACCTATGCcatggaaagcttttttttttttcagagattttatttatttatttgacagagagcacaaacaaggggaacggcaggcagagggagagggagagggagaagcaggctccctgttgaggctcgatcccaggaccctgggatcatgacccaagctgaaggcagatgcccaactgagccacccaggtgcccccccccccccccaaggaaaGCTTAAGCTCAGCCATCATGGCTAAGAGGTAGGCTCTGGGACCTGACACCTGGGTTTGCAATCTCATGGGCTCCATGACTTACTGAGAAACCTCAAAACAAGATACTTTACCCCTCTGGGGAAAATAACAGTGACTGCCTCAGAGGGTAAGTGAGGTAACACACTTACAGCTCTTAGGTAAGTGTTTGCAACATAGTAGTGCTATGTTCATTTTATTGTAAGTGTAACAAGTAAGTGTTCATTTTATTACCATCACATGGGATTCAGTCCTCGAATTTAGTCTAGAATAGTTGCTCCTGGGTGGGTTAGCAAGTTCCTTTTTGACACAAAAGGTGGGCCTCTCCTTTGCAGTCACCTGGTTAGCTTAGCCCATAGGATATGAAGAGAAGCTCGTGTAGATGCACTTTGGCTTTCTCGGCCTGTGCCTGCTCTTGGGTGGGACAGTTTCATCATACAGACCAATACTGCTCCAGCTAGGTCTGTAAGTAAGAACTTGCCGTCCCTCATCCGCAGCATGCTTCTCCATCATGAGCAAAGTTCTCAAAATACACCTGTAAGAATTCTCTTCTTCAAGCACTGTCTTCCACTGTCCTCCTATCTTCtacagacaggaaaaaaaaaatctggaacttGAATCAACAACCTATTGAAAATCAGTGCTTATGCTAGAGCTTTCAACATCCACTTCTACCTGCTTCTTTCCAGCCTGGGTCACGTGATCTAGTAGAACCTGAGGAAAGGGGAGTACTTGTAGCTCCTTCAtccagttttactgagaagaGGTGCTTGGACTTTCAATGTCCACAGAACAAACTCCTCAGTCCTAACTGGCAAAAATAGCAAAACCAGTTTGCTTGGTCCCATTGCTTACGTGAGGAAATACCACTCCAGGGGAAAGGGTCAGTGGTAAAGTGGAACTCAACTCGAAAACCCTTTGATGTGGGCGCTGAAGTTTTTACATTGTTATTTCCCAATTCCGAAGTCAATTGAAAATCTGTAACTGAAACCACCCCTCCCTTAAGAAGTTCTTGCCATAGGTGGACTTCTGCTTTTTTCAAATGAGTAGAACAATATCTGGATTTGCTTTccatagttgttgttgttgttttaatgttaATGTTACCACTGAAACCCAAAGTGGTTCACAAACACCCACTAATTTCCTACTCCTTACTAGCTGTGAGAACTTGGAAAGTTACTCCATGTGcctgattcctcatctgtaaaacatcCTGAGGGTTGAGCGAGTTAATAAAGTTAATATAATATCTTCATCCAAATTTGGCCGCTAAGTTTAATGGAGGGAAAGGCAGTAATTGGAGGTGGTAATACCATCTTTCAAGTGCCAGCAGTTCAGTGGAACAGCATTTGTTAAGTATTAAGAGGCCAGCAGTCTTTACTCCTTAATCAATCCTGTCCCCTAGCCTAACTTTGCTTTTGCCTCAACATGAATTTTGATGATACAGTGAAGAGTATTTATTCCCTCATTtactttttcaacaaatagttattgagcagTTACTATTACCTGGGCACTAGATATAAAGGATCAAACTTATTCTCGTTCCCATTCTGCTGGGTGACTTTGGGTAATTTACCGAACATCTCTGGAATTCAGTGATTGACTCCAGGATCTCCAAGTTTCCTTCCAGCTCACTGATTCTAtaaaatgtcttctttcatttaCCATTACACCTTTTCACTTCAGGAGAACGAATAATTCCATAGACTTGTCTCACTATTTCGTATCCGCCCCTCCCCCTTTGTATTTCCCAACAAAGATCCCTACCACAGCGGCAAGGGGGGGTTATGTGTCACAAGGTCTGACCAGCAACACGAGTTTTATATGTAGGAGGAAACAGTGATTAAGAATCACAAAATTATACAGCCCAAAGGAAGTGGTAATGGAGTAAATCATGGAAAGGAGAGCTGACTTTTGACTTGTcagcaaaagggaaattaaaaataaaagcaaacggCGTGGGGAGGGAGAGGTCATCTAAGATACGAGGCATATATAAAAAGAAGTTCTGCGCCCCACCGCTCACGCCCCGCGCAGCGTTGGGACCTTCAGTTGTCTGCCCTACAAACTTTAGGAAACTTCAGCAAAAGGCCCAGCTCCAGGAATTGTCCAGGGACCCCAACCACGCGTCTCAGGAAAGAGACAAAGTTGTGTGCCGTTGGGTTTCGCCGCCCGCACCTTCTCCCCGACCCCTGCCCGCTCCAGCCCACTCCACGTCGCGTCCGCGGCTCAGCCTGGCCGCCCGCGGGACCCGCCCAACCTAGCGGGGGGTCTCGGCGCGGGGCTCCCGTGGGGGCTCCTGCAGAGCGCGCGGGAATCTCGGGCAGGTTCGGGCTCACCGCAGTCCTTGAAATGCACCGGCTCCGCCAGGGCGGAGGCGCCGAGCGCCAGGAGCAGGAACGCGGCGACCAAGAAACGCATCGCAGCTGAACGGGTTCCCAGCGCGAGGAAGGAAGAAGCGACAGCCTCAGTCACAAGATAAACCTGCCGGGGCGGGCCGGGGGAGGAGCCCAGTCAGGCCACTCGTCACCAGCAACCGGGGCTGGGCCtacccgcgccccgccccccggtCCGGAGAGCCAAGCTTGACTCGGTCCTGCCCAGACGCCAGCTATCTCCGCCCATCTTGTCCGCACCGCGGCCCCGCAGGCTTGGATCCAtctccgccccgccccctccttgCTCCGGCGCTCCGCCGGGTTTTGTCGGTGCTCCCTCACTTCCGTAAATGGGAGCATTTCTAGCCAATCAAATCCCTTCTCCTCCAGCACCACCCAATAGGTATGCTCGGAGGCGGGGTCTCTGTGGGTCCCGCCTCCGAAGGCCCAGGTGGAGAAAGGGATTGGGCGACGCGAGGGGTGGGGTTTGTGGAGGTTTGTGGAGGAAGATGGCGGCGGTCCGCGGGTTATCTCGAACGGCCGCGGCGCTGAGGGCGGTCGCTCCCTGGGCAAGGGGCAGGTAACAAGCCTACGACAGCACCTGGGAAGGTTAGGTTCTGCGCCTCCAGAACTAAGGGGGGAATTAAGGCCTGCGGGAGGCGAGGGTTTGGCGTGAGGCTGTCCAGGTGGAGGTCGTCAGGTTTGCTGTGAGGCTGTTCAGGTAGAAgtcaccaggtgcccctctgctcccGGGCTCATCCTCCTCCCTTGTGCAGCAGGCTCCTCGCGGCCTCTCGCGGACCTCAGGCTCGTCGGGAAGCGTCGTCCTCCAGCCCCGAGGCCGGCGAAGGGCAGATCCACCTCACCGCCAGCTGTGTCCAGGTAGGAGGCCGGACGCGGGGCGGCGGTACCGGGGAGAGGGCCAGGAGTGCAGGGACTTCCCCTTGGCCCACCTTTCTTGCCTGGCATTCTTGATCCCCCCTTTTGGCATTCTTGATCCCCCTTTTTGCATTTCAGAGACTTCTGGAAATCACCGAAGGGTCAGAATTCCTAaggctggaggtggagggaggtggatgCTCCGGATTCCAATACAAATTTTCACTGGATACAGTTATCAACCCCGACGACAGGCAAGAAGGAAGGGGTGGGTCCTCAGAGAATGTGTGGGAGGGATAAAGGTGCAcgtttatttcaaatttaaaaggtTTGCTAAGAACGCCTACCACCACCCTTCTCACATAGTGGGAATACAGTGAAGG
Encoded proteins:
- the ISCA2 gene encoding iron-sulfur cluster assembly 2 homolog, mitochondrial isoform X1, giving the protein MAAVRGLSRTAAALRAVAPWARGSRLLAASRGPQARREASSSSPEAGEGQIHLTASCVQRLLEITEGSEFLRLEVEGGGCSGFQYKFSLDTVINPDDRVFEQGGARVVVDSDSLAFVKGAQVDFSQELIRSSFQVLNNPQAQQGCSCGSSFSIKL
- the ISCA2 gene encoding iron-sulfur cluster assembly 2 homolog, mitochondrial isoform X2; protein product: MAAVRGLSRTAAALRAVAPWARGRLLAASRGPQARREASSSSPEAGEGQIHLTASCVQRLLEITEGSEFLRLEVEGGGCSGFQYKFSLDTVINPDDRVFEQGGARVVVDSDSLAFVKGAQVDFSQELIRSSFQVLNNPQAQQGCSCGSSFSIKL